TGTGATTGGGATGGCTCACTGACTATCTGCCCACTGCAAAAGATGGGGTATTTTACAACGATTGGGAAAATTTGCCATGGCGGTGGTAGCCCATACCGCTAAAAGACTGTTCGCGCTGTTAAATAGCAAAAGGCCCGCATGGGGCGGGCCTGTGTGGGATCAGCTGACTTGTTTCAGCCTATCCCGGCTGAGCTTGAAGGCTTTCTGAGTCGATTTACAGGGGGCCTGGTCTGCATAACTCACCAGTACTATGGCGAGAGTGCTTACGATAAACCCGGGCACAATCTCATAAATGAGACTGGATAAGGGTAAGCCGTTTTCGAGCAGTGGAACCTGGCTCCACACCAACACAGTGCCTGCGCCACAGAGTATGCCTGCTACTGCGCCGCTGTGGGTCATGCGGGGCCAGAATAAACTCAGGAGTACGAGGGGGCCGAAGGCGGCGCCAAAACCGGCCCAGGCATTGCTCACCAGCGAGAGGATGCTGGCGTTATTGTCCAGCGCCAGCAGCGTTGCCACCGCCGCCACGGCCAGCACACCGATACGTCCCGCCGTAACCGTGGCTTTCTGGTCCATCTCTTTGTGAAACAGGGCGCGGTACACATCCTCCGACAGAGAGCTTGATGACACCAGTAACTGCGAGGAAATGGTGCTCATGATGGCCGCCAGAATGGCTGCCAGCAGGAACCCACTGATGAGCGGATGAAACAGGATTTCAGCGAACAAAATGAAGATGGTCTCGCCATCGTCCAGTCCCGGCTTGAATTTATTCACGTAAGCCACGCCGATAAGTCCGGTTGCCAGCGCGCCTAATATGGTGACCAACATCCAGCTCATGCCGATATTGCGGGCAACAGCAATGTCCTTCACCGACCGAATTGCCATAAATCGCACAATAATATGCGGTTGCCCAAAGTAACCCAGCCCCCATGCGAGGCTTGAGACTATCGCCAGAATCCCCATGTGCTCAAAAGAGTCGGCCAATGGGGTAATGCTGCGGCTGGCCTGCGCCAGCATGTCGGTACTGCTGTTGAATTCCTGAAGCGCAACCAACGGCACCAACACCAGTGCAAGAAACATGATACAGCCCTGAACAAAGTCAGTCAGGCTGACCGCCAGGAATCCGCCGAGCAGGGTGTATGCCACCACCACAGACACAGTCAGCAACAAGCCGGTTTGATAGCCCAGTCCAAAAGCCGACTCAAAAAACTTACCCCCGGCGACCAGTCCGGCTGAGGTATACAGGGTGAAAAACAGGATAATCACCGCCGCTGAAATCATCCGCACCGAGCCGTTGTCTTTATTGAAGCGCTTGCTGAAAAAGTCTGGCAGTGTCAGGGCGTCATCAGCTGCTTCAGTAAACACTCTGAGTCTGGGTGCAACCAGCAGATAATTGAGCAGCGCCCCCAGCAGCAGGCCAGCGGCAATCCACAGAGCATCATAGCCCATGGTAAACATGGCGCCGGGCAGCCCCATCAGCATCCAGCCGCTCATATCGGATGCACCGGCAGACAGGGCGGTGACGTGCGGGCTGACCTGACGCCCGCCAAGCATATAACCCGCAAGATCGTCGGTGGAATTACGATAGGCAAACAGCCCTATTGCCAACATGGCAATAAAGTAGAGTGCCAGCGAAATATAGCTGGAGTATTCCATTTAAAAATTACCTGATTTTTGTAGGAAGTATATTTTTGATATTGGCTGATAGCCAAGGAAATATATAACTTGAGAGAATTAGCCAAAAGCAGGCTAATTGAACTGAGTAAATAAGCTTATTTTTAATAGCGGTAGTATCCAATAACACTTTCGTGTCTGGATCCTGTGAGTTAGAGGATGACATGATATTTTCCTTTTAACTACTTGATTGTTATCTTGGAAAAAATCATTTGAAAGCCAACTAAGTCAACATTTTCATGTTGTATTTTTTAGCATTCGAATGAATTTGACCGGGCTATTATGTAAATTATCAGCTGAATTTTCAAGGCGAGTTGAAGATGTGGTCTATTTCTGTGGTGATTATGGTGATGGCCAATTATTAATATTTTCCCATAGGGCAACAACTTACGGTGAAATAATTTTTTAGAAATTTTCTTATGAAATTTTAATAAAATCCGTGGTTATTTAGCAGTCTGGGAGGAATATTTGCTCATCAGACAAGTTAATTCTGATTGGTTGATACTGATACAGGAGTGTCTGTCCAGGTATGTGTGGACAATTACGCGGGGGCACGGCCTGACATAAAAGTGTAATTTTACACATATGGAATTTCATATATGATGGTGACCATACATGCCAGAGGAGGCGGCGATGGACGTAGTGAGCTTTTTCAAAGCGCTGGCCGATGATACCCGGCTTAGAATCCTTATGCTGATTGTGGGGGAAACCGAGCTTTGTGTCTGTGAGCTGACGGAGGCGCTTAATCTCAGTCAGCCCAAGATCTCACGCCATTTACGTCTTTTAAAAGACGCAGGCTTGCTGACAGACAGGCGTCAGGGGCAGTGGGTGTACTACCGCCAGGCCGAGGACTTGCCACTGTGGTGTGCCGGGCAACTGGCACATTTGGCACAGAAAGGACCAGACTGGCTGGCCGATGAAAAACAACGCTTGACGACCATGGGTTGCAGACCCGGACGCTGCTGTTAATGGCGTGTCTGACAGGAAAAGAGGGCAAGATGAGTAAGATTAAAGTAGGTATCAACGGTTTTGGCCGCATGGGGCGCCTCACGCTACGCTCAGCCTGGGGCAATGATGCGTTTGAATTTGTACATATCAATGACCCCGCGGGGGATGCGACCTCGCTGGCGCACCTGTTGGAATTTGATTCTGTGCATGGCCGCTGGCAGCATCCGGTGGCGAGCGATGGCTGCAATATTCTGATTGGTGACAAGCGAATCAGCACCAGTATGAACAAGACCATTGAAGACACCGATTGGTCGGGCTGTGATCTGGTGATTGAAGCCTCCGGCAAGATGAAAACCAAGGCAGTGCTCCAAGCCTATCTTGCTCAGGGCGTTAAGCGGGTCGTGGTGACGGCACCTGTGAAGGAAGAAGGCGTGCTTAACGTGGTGATGGGGATTAACCACGAACTGTATAACCCGGATGTGCACCCGATAGTTACTGCGGCTTCCTGCACCACCAACTGCCTGGCACCCGTGGTCAAGGTTATCCATGAAGGCCTGGGTATCAAGCATGGCTCCATGACCACCATTCATGACATCACCAACACCCAAACCATCCTGGATGCGCCTCACAAGGATCTGCGACGCGCCCGTGCCTGTGGTATGAGCCTTATTCCCACGACCACAGGCAGCGCCACCGCCATTACCCATATTTTCCCCGAGCTCAAGGGGCGTCTGAACGGCCACGCAGTGAGGGTGCCGCTGGCCAATGCCTCGCTGACCGACTGCGTGTTTGAGGTGGAGCGCCCCACCACTGAGGTGGAGGTGAATGCACTGCTCAAGGCCGCCGCAGAAGGCGAACTCAAGGGTATTTTGGGATTTGAAGAGCGACCACTGGTGTCCATTGATTACCGCACAGATCCTCGCTCCAGCATCATAGATGCCCTGTCCACCATGGTGGTGAACGGCACCCAGGTAAAGCTATATTGCTGGTACGATAACGAATGGGGTTATGCCAACCGGGTAGCGGAACTGGCGCTGATGGTGGGCCGGATGGATAAGGCTTGAACTCATGTTTGCCAGACGCCATGAACTGACGCCCGGGCAGCGCCAATACCTGTTGGTGACTGCCAACTATTGGGCGTTTACCCTCACCGATGGTGCGCTGCGAATGCTGGTGGTGCTGTATTTCCATCAGCTCGGCTACGCGCCGCTGGCGATTGCCATGCTGTTCCTGTTCTATGAGTTTTTTGGGGTGGTGACCAATCTCGTTGGCGGCTGGCTTGGTGCCCGCATTGGCCTGAACCGCACCATGAATTTGGGCATGGGGCTGCAAATTCTTGCGCTGGGTATGTTGCTGGTGCCCTCTGCCTGGCTCACAGTGCCCTGGGTGATGGCTGCCCAGGCATTGTCGGGTATTGCAAAAGATCTCAATAAGATGAGTGCCAAAAGTGCCATCAAGACCCTGGTGCCCAAAGAAGGTGCGGACGACAAACTATTCAAATATATAGCGCTGCTCACCGGTTCGAAAAATGCCCTGAAAGGGGTGGGCTTCTTTGTGGGTGGTGCGCTCTTGTCGCTGCTTGGATTAACCGGCGCCGTGGCTATTTTACTTGGGCTGCTGGCGTTGATTTGGTTCGATAGTCTCAGTGGCCTCAAACAGGAGCTCGGTAAAGCCAAAAACAAACCCAAGTTTAAAGATATCTTCTCGAAGAGTCGCAATATCAACATCTTATCGGCGGCGAGGCTATTTTTGTTTGCCGCGCGGGATGTGTGGTTTGTGGTGGCGCTGCCTGTGTATCTGGCGGTGCAGTTTGGCTGGGATCACTGGCAGGTGGGCAGCTTCCTTGCCGCATGGATCATTGGCTATGGGCTGGTACAAACTTTGGCGCCGCGTATCACCCGACGGTCGGGGCGCACGCCGGGTGGCTTTGAGGCGGCACTCTGGGTCAGTTTGCTTATGTTCACCCCAGCCATTATCGCTCTGGGGCTGGATTGGGGGCTTTATTGGCTGCTTGCAGGGCTACTGATTTTTGGCGTCCTGTTTGCCATTAATTCATCACTGCACAGTTTTTTGATTGTGCATTATGCCGATGAAGACGGGGTTTCACTGGACGTGGGATTCTATTACATGGCCAATGCCGCCGGCCGCCTCATGGGAACCCTCTTATCGGGAGCCGTCTTCCAGTTTTATGGTCTGGAAGCCTGTTTATGGGCCAGTGCGCTGATGTTGGGTGTTACCGCTTTCATCAGTTTAAGACTACCTGGCAATAGCGTTGGCTAACATTATCGGGTATTAATTGCTGCTACACTTGAACCAAGTCTTTAATGCAGGAGCCTGGATGGAACGGTCAGTGCGAGTTGCTGTTAATTGCGGGGGGGCTTATCGTGGGTAAACTGTTTGCCAGTGCCCGTAAACTTGATGAACAGCCGCTTCAGCCTGAGGCGCCTGTTGCACCCTGGATCATCGGTATTATTGACGATGAGCCTGCCATTCACGATGTCACCCGTTTGGCCCTGAAACATGTTCGTGTATTCGGACGGCCCCTTGAGTTTGTATCGGCATTCAGTGCCAAAGAAGGCTTCGACCTGGTGAAAAAACACCCCGAGATGGCATTGGTGCTGCTCGACGTGGTGATGGAAACCGATGAAGCCGGTTTGATGCTGGTGGACCGTATTCGCAATGAACTCGATAACCACCTGTTGCAAATTGTCCTCCGGACAGGCCAGCCAGGTTATACCCCCGAAGAAGAAGTTATCCTCAAGTACGAAATTAACTCCTACAAGACCAAGAGCGAGCTGACGCGCAATAAGCTGTTTACCGTGGTGGCAACCGGACTGAGATGCTTCAGTCAGATGGATGCGTTGGAGCGCAGTCGTCAGGGATTAAGGTCGGTGATTAATGCGGCCGCCAATCTGTTTCAGGAACGATCGCTCCATGAGTTTGCCGGCGGGGTGCTCGAGCAAATCGATGCCCTCTTCAACATCAAGGCCGATAGCCTCTTCTGTGTATCCAAACGGCCGATGAACGGGCCCTTTGCCATAGATTCCGGTAATCACGAGTTTTTTGTGGTTGCTGCCAGCGACAAGTTCCGCCCCTTCTACGGTAAAAGTCTGGACGAGCTGAGTCCCGAGCTTGAACAGCGCAAGCTGGTGCAGGAAACCCTCAACGCCCACCAGCATGTATTTCATCCCAATTGCAGCTGCTTATATCTGTCGACGCCATCGGGCTGGCAAGGCGTTATCGTCGCGGAAAATGCCACCGGTCTGACCAAGGTGGATCAGGAGCTGTTACAGGTGTTTTGCCTGAATGTGGCGCTGGGGCTGGAAAATGCCAAGTTTTTTGCTCACCTCAATAAGGCGGCCTTCTTCGATGAGCTCACCGGCCTGCATAACCGCGCCGGATTGGTGGAATATGGCGCCAGCTTCCTGAAACAATTTGACCCGGGAGCTGCGAGTCTCTTTATGGTGGATATCGATTATTTCCATCAGATTATCGAGTCTCTGGGTTACGAGTTTGGTAACAACATTCTGGAAAAAATGTCCCGGGTATTGCGTAAAGAGTTTTCCACCCGCGCCCTGATTGCCCGCTTGCATGCGGATGTGTTTGCCGTGCTGTTGCCGGAGTCAAAGCTGACGGCCCATGAATTGGCGGTGCGCTGCGCCAAGCCACTGATGATAGATGAGCAATCGATTCGATTGGGGCTGACAGTGGGCTGCTCTGTGCTGGATGCCGCGCAGGAGCCGGATATGGAGCAGATGCTCCGGCATGCTGAGTCGGCGCTGAAAGTTGCCAAGGAGCACAGGCGTGGCTCTGGAGAGACCTTCAATAAGCGCTACGAGCAGGCCTCAAGAGACAGCATGACTGTGTTGAGTGACCTGCGTATTGCACTGGATAACAGAGAGCTCTATCTGGTGCTGCAACCCAAGGTGAACATACACACCGGTGCCGTAGTGGGCTATGAAGCCCTCATCCGCTGGCAGCATCCGGAAAAGGGGAATATCCCCCCGGGAGCCTTTATTCCTGCGGTGGAAAAATCGGGACTCTATTACGGCCTGGATCTCTATGTAGCGCGGGCGGCCTGCGAGCTTATGACTCAGCATCCTGAGTTGAATGTGCCTGTGTCATTGAATATTTCTGCCAATTCACTCCATCACGAGACCTTTGTCGACGATCTCAAGGCCGAGTTTCTCCGTGCGGGAGTGCCCTTCGACAGGGTAGAGCTGGAAATCACCGAAAATGCACTGGTGCACTCAGACCGGGCCATCAGTGAGCTGCATAGGCTGCACCAGAGCGGCTTTATCATCTGTTTGGATGACTTTGGGGCCGGTTTCTCATCGCTGGGATACTTATTGAGATTGCCGATACAGGTCATCAAGATTGACAGGGCCTTTATCTCTCATCTCACCGACAGCGATGAAGCTATCGCCGTGTTGCAGGGCATCTTGCGCATAGGGCGTGATCTCAATAAACAGCTGATCATTGAAGGGGTTGAAACCGAAGCGCAACTGGAGCTGCTTAAATCCATGCAGGTGGATTTTGTGCAGGGATTTTATTTCCACCGACCTTTGCCAGTTAGTGAGGCGTTGGCGCTGCTCGAACCTGTGCGGAGTACCACTTCATATCTTTAAACATAAAACTTTTTGAGTTTTATACGCTTTTTCGGCAATCTGCTTATGTACTTACAGCGTGATTGCAGGAGGCAATGCCATGAGTATGACCCTGACGTTTTGGGGAGCCACAGAGGAAGTCACAGGCTCCTGTCACTTGCTGGAACTCAACGGTAAACGCCTGCTGCTGGATTGCGGCCTCCTGCAGGGAGGCAAGCAGCAGGAAGCCCGAAATCGCGAGCCCTTCCCCTTCGACCCCGCAAGCCTGGATGCCGTGGTCTTATCCCATGCCCACATTGACCATTCAGGACGATTGCCTCTGCTGGTAAAGCAGGGTTTCAGTGGTCCCATTTATACCCACAGCGCCACCCTCGACCTTTGCGCTATTCTCCTCAAAGATGCCGCCATGTTGCAGGGCCGGGACACAGAGCGGCAAAACAAAAAGCGGTTGAAACAAGGTTTGGAACCCCTCGAAGCTCTCTTCGATGAGCAGGATGTGGATATTGCCATGACCCGCTTTATACCGCTGGAATACGGTATGCGGCTGGACCCTGTTCCGGGGGTGACCATCACCCTCAGGGATGCCGGGCATATTTTGGGCTCGGCGCTGCTGGAGTTGGAGTTGGATGATGGCCAGCGGCAGAAGCGTCTGGTGTTTTCAGGCGATCTGGGGCGAGCCGGAATGCCCATACTGAGGGATCCTGATTTGGTGGAGGCGGCCGATCTGGTGCTCATGGAATCCACCTATGGCAACCGTCTGCACCGCAGCTGGGAAGCGACACTGGAAGAGCTTAAAGGGATTTTTGCCAAGGCCATCAGCGACAGCCGTGGCAATATCCTTATCCCGGCATTCTCGGTTGGCCGTGCGCAGGAGCTGCTGTATCTGTTTCATTTGAATGCCAAAGACTGGGATCTGTCGCGCTGGACCATTTGCCTGGATAGCCCCATGGCCATTGAGGCTACCAAGGTGTATATACGCCACTTTCCCTTGATGGATGATGATTTCAAACGCTTTGTTCGCCAACACCCAGGAAAACACCCCTTGCTCACTGACGTGGCGTTTATTCAAAGCACTGACGAATCCATTGCACTGAATGAAGTACATCAGGGGCTCATCATTATTGCAGGCAGTGGTATGTGTAACGGCGGGCGTATTCGTTGCCATCTGGAACACAACCTCTACCGACCCGAATGCGACGTGATTATTTGCGGCTATCAGGCCGAAGGCACACCGGGCAGGGCGCTGGTGGATGGGGTAGATAAGTTGACCATCAACGGACAATCCATTGATGTGCGTGCCCGTATTCATACCGTGGGCGGTCTGTCGGCCCACGCGGATCAGGCCGAGCTGCTGCGCTGGTATCATCACTTCGAGGGACGGCCGCCGCTGGTGCTGGTGCATGGTGAAAAAGAAGCCCAGGAAATTTTAATGGCCACCCTTGAGAATGAGCCCGAACCGCCCAAGGCAATCAGCGCGGCCAGTTATGGCGATCATCTGGATCTGGCTGCTTTACCACGGCTCAGCTGGTTGTATCAGGGCAAAACCCCCGGCTGATAGTGCTGGAGTTGTCTCTGTGCTTGCTGCATCATTGGCGCTTTCCTCCGTGGAGAGCGTGAAGTGGATGCAGCATCGTTCCGGGCCGGTTTTATTTATGTCGCCATCGCCGTGTTTTTTTGGGGCATGCTCCCCATCGCACTCAAATTGTCAGGCGACTTTATTGACCCTGTTACCCTGACCTGGTTTCGATTTTTGGTGGCTCTGATTGTCAGTGTGGCGGTGCAATGGTTTGGCGGCCGATTGCGGCAGTTTGCAGCGCTGGCAAAACAGGATTGGCTGCTCCTCCTGGGTGCGGCTATGTTGCTGATGGCCAATTATGTTTCCTTCGTTTACTCCCTCGATTATCTGGCGCCCGGGGTGGCGCAGCTCAGCTTCCAGACGGCGCCTTTCTTCCTGGCGTTTGGCGGCGTGATATTTTTCGCCGAGCGATTGAAAGCGGTGCAGCTGGGGTGTTTTGCCTTGCTCGCCGTGGGCATGTATCTGTTTTTTGCCCCCAGATTAAGTTTTGAGGGGGATACCGGCGATCTCTTGTTGGGACTGGCCATAGTGCAGTTTTCAGCGCTGGCCTGGACCAGTTATGCCCTTATCCAAAAGGCGCTCATCCCCAAGATTTCACCGGCCAATGTGTTGCTGTTTATCTACGGTGTGGGTGTGGTAATGATGGCGCCCTTTTGCGATTTCACAGCCTTTGATGCCATGAATACCAACGCCTGGTTGGTGGCGGGCTTTTGCGCCATCAATACCCTGGTGGCCTACGGCTGTTTTGGCCAGTCGATGAAGTATTGGCCCACGGCGCAGGTGAGCGCCATGCTCGCCCTGACACCCATAGTCAGTTTCAGTTTAACGGCGGCGGTAGTTGCCTTTGGCTGGTGGCCGCAGAGCTTCCAGTCCGATGCCTTAAGCTCAGTGAGCATGACGGGAATAGTGCTGATTGTGCTGGCGGTGGCCGCCTTGCAATTGTTGCCAAGATACCTGGCTTTGTTTACTAAACCCGGGAGCGCGCAGCCATGAGTCGTCGGGCCGAATATCCAGAATGGCTTGCGGACATTCGCGCCGTTGTTTTCGACCTCGATGGCACCCTGGCACATTCCAATCCTGACTTTCCGGCTATCCGGCAGGCACTCGGTCTTAGTGCCGGGGAGGATATTCTGGCCCATATAGCAGGTTTGCCAGCGGCGAAGCAGGCCGGCGCCATGGCGACAGTGCATCATTATGAAATGGCGGCCTCTCACCGGGCTGAATGGATAGGGGGCGCAGCAGAACTGCTGCAGTTTGTGCAGCAAAAAACGCTGCCAACGGCGATATTGACCCGCAATATGCGCCAGGCGGCTGAGTTGACACTGTCGCGTCTGGGATTATCGGTTGAAGTATTACTGACCCGGGAAGATGCCCCGGCTAAGCCAGACCCTGCCGGCCTCATCCACATCATGGACATCTGGCGGCTTGAGCCAACTCAGGTACTCTATGTGGGTGACTATCTCTTTGACTTACAGACGGCACGGGGCGCCGGTTGCCGCTCTGCGCTCTATTGCCCTGATGGCAAGCCGGACTACGGCGACATGGCTGACTTGCTGGTACCCTGTTATTTTGAACTCATTGATTTGTGGCGCGGCGCTGAATAAACCATCTCAGGCTGTCCAAAATCCCCAGCAGCCAAACGCCGAGGAACAGATAAAGGGCACCAGAGCCGATAGCGACACTGCGATTGTGGATTTCCGCCAGAATGTTCGGCAAGTCCATCGGCAGTATTCCTGACATTATCTCGTTGGCGATGTCGTTGGCGACTTGATAAATATCAGTCAGCAGCACAGAAAGACTGATTGCAGTCAGTAGCAATATCAGCCAGCCCAGCCACTTCTTACCCAGCAGCAGGTGGCCGCTTCCGGGGCATACCAGGGCATTACACAATAGTGCTTTCAGTTCGTTAGACATGGATTCTCCTGTGGACCATGGCAGCATAACAGCTTGAGGTTCGCTGACAAGGCGGCAACAAAGCAGATGTAAAGGAGATTAATGGATGAAACTCAGCATATTAACCGGCTTGCTTGCATTGGCATTTAACGCAATGGCAGCGGCTCAGCCCCCATCATTTGATTGCGGCAAACTGCCCGGGAATGCGCCGTCCGCAGAAAAACTGGTGTGCACAGACCTGGAACTTGCTGCTTTGGACAGGCAGTTGAACGAGGTCTACCAAACCATAGTGGCCAGAGCCGGTGATGGACTCCCGCCTTTATTCAAGGCCGAGCAAAGGGGCTGGATAAAGGGGCGCAACGAGTGTTGGAAATCCGAAGATTTAGCCGCTTGTGTTGCCAAAAGCTATCGAAGCCGGACCGCTGAGTTACAGGCTCGTTATCGTTTGGTGGCGATGAAGGGACCTTTCAGTTGGCGCTGCGACGATAACAGCGAAGTGATTATCAGCTATTTTGACACCGAACCCGCCACCGCCATTGCCGAGCGGGGCGATTCGGTTTCCCTGATGTATGTTGCCCCCAGTGGCAGCGGAGCCCGATATCAGGGACCCAGCGAAAGCTTTTGGGAGCACCAGGGCGAAGCTGAAGTGATTTGGGGATTTGAAGCCCCTGTGCTGAAATGTACATTGGCGCCCTGACAGGGATAAATCAACAAGTCCCTGATGTTTGCAGCCAGCCTTGATGAGCCAAATAAAAAAGCCGCCCAGTGGCGGCTTTTTTATGGGGTGTTTGTACTCACAGAGCTTGGTTATTCACCCAGCAGTGCGGCCATCATTTTCTGACCCACTTCGGTGTGGTGCTGCATAGTGGAGAACTGCTTGGTTACACCGTAAGGACCGAAAGCGTAAACGGGCACTGGCGCGGCTGTGTGGGTACCTGTACCCCAAACCACGTTTTGATCCGCAGCCAGGGCTCGGCCAATCAGGTTGGCGTGTACTTCGTCTGCGTAAACGTAGAACTCCTTGAAGTCATTGACCTTAGGGAACACGGTGGCAGATAAATAGCTGTGGCCATCGACCCAATACTCATTGGCTTCACGCAGGGCAACCGGCGCGGCCTCTTCTGGTGTTACTTTGAAGTCGCTATAGTGGTTGATGGCACTGGCCCATTCGTCACCGGTGGAGTTATCGAAGGCCCAGTCGGCGCTGACCATGTCCATCATGTTGTAGAAGGTGCCGCTTTGCGCATAGAGGCGGTCCAGTTTGTCCAGACTGCCAAAGTTGAAGTTGGGCTGATAGTCGGCGCCCTGCATTCCATCACCGGGCAGGCTCTGGGCGCCGGGCAGGTCTTTGCGGCTGTAGCTCAGACCGAAGCTGCCTGTTTCGTGGTCGGCGGTCACAATCACCAGGGTATCGTTGCGGTCTTTAACCCATTCATATACTGCATCCACAGCTTCGTCGAAGCGCAGCAGTTCGTGCAGCATCCAGCCTGCGTCGTTGATGTGGCCGGCCCAGTCAATCTGGCCACCTTCAATCATCAGGAAGAAGCCGTCTTCGTCCTTGGACAGAATATCCAGCGCTTTGAGAGTCATTTCACGCAGCGAAGGCTCTTTGCAATCCCCGGCTTC
This portion of the Shewanella amazonensis SB2B genome encodes:
- a CDS encoding MliC family protein; the encoded protein is MKLSILTGLLALAFNAMAAAQPPSFDCGKLPGNAPSAEKLVCTDLELAALDRQLNEVYQTIVARAGDGLPPLFKAEQRGWIKGRNECWKSEDLAACVAKSYRSRTAELQARYRLVAMKGPFSWRCDDNSEVIISYFDTEPATAIAERGDSVSLMYVAPSGSGARYQGPSESFWEHQGEAEVIWGFEAPVLKCTLAP